The Bacteroidota bacterium genome has a window encoding:
- the guaB gene encoding IMP dehydrogenase, with amino-acid sequence MIEESKKFIGRGLTYDDVLVVPAYSEVLPREVNTKTKLTKNIDINIPFVSAAMDTVTETAMAIAIAREGGIGIIHKNMSVEEQALMVKRVKRSESGVIQDPIVLNEEATIGEAIQLMTENSISGIPIVDDNRVVVGILTNRDIFFEKDFSRNVREVMTGQAGLITAPAGTDIKEAEEILKNHKVEKLPVIDSEGKIHGLFTLRDIKKTKDHPLACKDEYGRLRVGAAIGVTENALEHAEALVNAGVDVLSVDSAHGNSKKVLDLIASVKKKFPNIQLIGGNVAVPEGALALVKAGVDAVKIGIGPGSICTTRVIAGIGVPQLTAVYECAEALKDTGIPIIADGGIRYSGDIVKAIAAGASSVMAGSLFAGVEEAPGETIIYEGRKFKHYRGMGSLEAMKKGSGDRYFQDPEEEISKLVPEGIVGRVPYKGTLNEVLYQFIGGLKAGMGYTGSATIENLQQASFIHITPAGVRESHPHDIMITKEAPNYSPR; translated from the coding sequence ATGATAGAAGAAAGTAAAAAATTTATTGGGAGAGGTCTAACCTATGATGACGTATTAGTTGTTCCGGCTTATTCGGAAGTACTACCCAGAGAAGTTAATACAAAAACGAAACTGACAAAAAATATTGATATCAATATACCCTTTGTTTCAGCAGCTATGGATACGGTAACTGAAACAGCTATGGCCATTGCAATTGCTCGAGAAGGGGGCATCGGTATTATTCATAAAAATATGTCTGTTGAAGAACAAGCTTTAATGGTCAAAAGGGTTAAACGATCGGAAAGCGGTGTAATCCAGGATCCTATTGTTTTAAATGAAGAAGCTACAATTGGCGAAGCCATTCAGTTAATGACCGAAAATTCTATATCAGGAATCCCCATTGTAGACGATAATCGGGTAGTTGTCGGCATACTAACAAACAGAGATATCTTTTTTGAAAAAGATTTTTCGAGAAATGTAAGAGAGGTTATGACAGGACAAGCTGGCTTAATAACAGCTCCTGCTGGTACAGATATTAAAGAGGCTGAAGAAATATTAAAGAATCACAAGGTAGAGAAATTACCTGTTATTGACAGTGAGGGCAAAATTCATGGCTTGTTTACTTTACGCGACATTAAGAAAACAAAAGATCATCCACTTGCCTGTAAAGATGAGTATGGCCGATTAAGAGTGGGTGCTGCCATAGGTGTTACAGAAAATGCACTGGAACATGCAGAAGCATTAGTAAATGCTGGTGTCGATGTATTAAGTGTAGATTCTGCTCACGGAAACTCCAAAAAAGTTCTCGATTTGATAGCAAGTGTTAAAAAGAAGTTTCCTAATATTCAGTTAATTGGTGGAAATGTCGCAGTTCCCGAAGGCGCACTTGCTTTGGTAAAGGCTGGAGTTGATGCAGTAAAAATAGGAATCGGGCCGGGTTCCATTTGTACAACGCGTGTTATTGCAGGAATTGGAGTTCCTCAATTAACGGCTGTTTATGAATGTGCTGAAGCCCTAAAAGATACGGGTATTCCTATTATTGCCGATGGTGGTATTCGCTACTCAGGCGATATCGTAAAAGCGATAGCAGCAGGAGCAAGCAGTGTAATGGCAGGTTCCTTATTTGCTGGTGTTGAAGAAGCACCCGGTGAAACAATAATTTATGAAGGTAGGAAATTCAAGCATTATCGTGGAATGGGATCTTTGGAAGCCATGAAAAAAGGTTCTGGAGATCGTTATTTTCAGGATCCTGAAGAAGAAATTAGCAAGTTGGTTCCTGAAGGTATTGTTGGTCGTGTTCCTTACAAAGGCACATTGAATGAAGTTTTATATCAATTTATTGGTGGACTAAAAGCAGGAATGGGTTATACGGGCTCTGCTACTATTGAAAATTTGCAACAGGCTAGTTTTATTCACATAACACCGGCAGGTGTGCGCGAAAGTCATCCACACGATATTATGATTACCAAAGAAGCTCCGAATTATAGTCCAAGATAA